A genomic segment from Coprothermobacter sp. encodes:
- a CDS encoding rubrerythrin family protein, protein MINETAKAMSFYADERGASRLYAYLAGSEKDPTLRERFAELARVENLHMAFWRAFLLKRGMTTTEPSWFSFAWARFLRRVLGTRRYLSLLEITEATAVDAYYDFLNSAVLEEVEKTDIARIIEDELGHEEELESQFNALPKDNVRDFVMGMNDGLVELLGAVSGLSAVYPTRPQVVGVSGLVVGLAGALSMAIGTWVSVRSQRQVNEGIRRKTDLLFSVAPRRAQAELARKLIESGMPADLTDEVTAKLASNKEAMIGLLTEHTPVNEIRSALFTGAAYIIGLLFPVLPYFFARNSFTALILSVLFAGLALATVASIITLTAGSNAFRRKIREMVITGLGAAAASYAFGRLVQAVFGIHA, encoded by the coding sequence ATGATCAATGAAACAGCCAAGGCGATGAGCTTCTACGCCGACGAGCGGGGCGCGTCTCGCTTGTATGCCTACCTGGCCGGGTCCGAGAAGGACCCTACCCTCCGGGAGCGCTTTGCAGAGCTGGCTCGGGTCGAGAACCTCCACATGGCCTTCTGGCGCGCCTTCCTTCTTAAGCGCGGCATGACGACAACCGAACCGTCGTGGTTTTCGTTTGCCTGGGCACGATTCTTGCGTCGGGTGCTGGGGACGCGACGCTATCTGTCTCTCCTCGAAATCACGGAGGCGACCGCCGTCGACGCGTACTATGACTTCCTCAACTCCGCTGTCCTCGAAGAAGTCGAGAAGACCGACATCGCGCGCATCATCGAGGACGAACTGGGCCACGAGGAAGAGCTGGAATCGCAGTTCAACGCACTGCCCAAGGACAACGTCCGCGATTTCGTGATGGGCATGAATGATGGTCTCGTCGAGCTACTTGGCGCGGTCAGCGGCCTCTCGGCCGTCTACCCGACGCGTCCGCAGGTCGTCGGCGTCAGCGGCCTCGTTGTCGGCCTCGCCGGCGCGCTGTCCATGGCGATCGGCACCTGGGTGTCAGTCCGCAGTCAGCGCCAGGTCAACGAAGGCATCCGGCGCAAGACTGACCTCCTCTTCAGCGTCGCACCCAGACGGGCGCAGGCAGAACTCGCCAGGAAGCTGATCGAATCCGGGATGCCGGCCGACCTGACCGACGAGGTCACCGCAAAACTGGCATCGAACAAAGAGGCGATGATCGGGCTCCTCACCGAGCACACGCCCGTCAACGAGATCCGCAGCGCTCTGTTCACCGGCGCTGCCTACATCATTGGACTGCTGTTCCCCGTCCTCCCCTACTTCTTCGCGCGGAATTCGTTCACGGCGCTGATCCTCAGCGTCCTGTTCGCAGGGCTTGCCCTTGCCACGGTCGCCAGCATCATCACCCTCACCGCCGGCAGCAACGCCTTCCGCCGCAAGATCCGCGAGATGGTCATCACCGGACTGGGCGCTGCCGCAGCTTCCTACGCGTTCGGCCGCCTGGTGCAGGCCGTGTTTGGCATCCACGCATGA